The sequence CTTCCTGCCGACCCTCGCGGCGGCCGGCACCCGCGGCAGCTACCGCTTCGACGCCTCCGCGCAGATGCGCCGCCGCCCCCTCGCCCCGCTCACCGACGCCCTGCGCACCCTCGGCGTCGACCTGCGCCACGAGGAGGCCGAGGGCCACCACCCGCTGCGCATCGAGGCGGCCGGCATCAAGGGCGGCGAACTCACCCTGGACGCCGGGCAGTCCAGCCAGTACCTCACCGCCCTGCTGATGCTCGGCCCGCTCACGGAGACCGGGCTGCGGATCACCGTCACCGACCTCGTCTCGGCGCCGTACATCGAGATCACCCTCGCGATGATGCGCTCCTTCGGCGTCGAGGTCACCCGCGGCGGCCCCGGCGACACCGTCTTCACCGTGCCGCCGGGCGGCTACCGCGCCACCACCTACGCCGTCGAACCCGACGCCTCCACCGCGAGCTACTTCTTCGCCGCCGCGGCCCTCACCGGCCGCGAGATCACCGTCCCCGGACTCGGTAAGGGCGCACTCCAGGGCGACCTGCGCTTCACCGACGTGCTGCGCCGCATGGGCGCCGACGTGCACATGACCGCCGACTCCACCACGATCCGGTCCACCGGCACGCTGAGCGGCCTCACCGTCAACATGCGCGACATCTCCGACACCATGCCCACGCTCGCCGCCATCGCCCCCTTCGCCTCGGGGCCCGTACGCATCGAGGACGTCGGCAACACCCGCGTGAAGGAGTGCGACCGGCTGG is a genomic window of Streptomyces sp. NBC_00708 containing:
- the aroA gene encoding 3-phosphoshikimate 1-carboxyvinyltransferase, whose protein sequence is MTVIHVPGSKSVTARALFLAAAANGRSTLVRPLASDDTEGFAAGLTALGYEVGRDADAWHLTGRPDGPAAAEADVYCRDGATTARFLPTLAAAGTRGSYRFDASAQMRRRPLAPLTDALRTLGVDLRHEEAEGHHPLRIEAAGIKGGELTLDAGQSSQYLTALLMLGPLTETGLRITVTDLVSAPYIEITLAMMRSFGVEVTRGGPGDTVFTVPPGGYRATTYAVEPDASTASYFFAAAALTGREITVPGLGKGALQGDLRFTDVLRRMGADVHMTADSTTIRSTGTLSGLTVNMRDISDTMPTLAAIAPFASGPVRIEDVGNTRVKECDRLEACADNLRRMGITVTTGPDWIEILPGTPRPVEIETHGDHRIVMSFAVTGLRTPGITFDDPGCVRKTFPGFHEAFAAATG